One window from the genome of Microbulbifer sp. ALW1 encodes:
- a CDS encoding glutathione S-transferase family protein, with translation MDYKLYYWDLPFRGVFIEMLLQDVGASYQRLDASEIYPDKCLTIQNPGMAPPYLYDYGIRKTIAQMPAILMHLAHKYDYLPKRAETHTLALKTILDCNDVLMEITNYNGMQMWEKARWDAFRYGRLPDWMQIFENTGLAHGLHDGKGFLLGSTISVADIATTALFGTMMYAFPQLENDVQENAPAIAGLCRRIESRAVIAPFLEQQRAKYGRGYCGGQIERSLRKVMDE, from the coding sequence ATGGACTACAAACTCTACTACTGGGACCTGCCCTTTCGCGGCGTGTTTATCGAAATGCTGCTGCAGGATGTGGGCGCCAGCTACCAGCGGCTGGATGCCAGTGAAATCTACCCCGACAAGTGCCTGACCATCCAGAACCCGGGCATGGCGCCGCCTTACCTCTACGATTACGGCATCCGCAAAACCATCGCGCAGATGCCGGCCATCCTGATGCACCTGGCGCATAAATACGACTACCTGCCAAAGCGCGCCGAAACCCACACCCTGGCCCTGAAAACGATTCTGGACTGCAACGATGTGTTGATGGAAATCACCAACTACAACGGCATGCAGATGTGGGAAAAAGCGCGCTGGGACGCCTTTCGCTACGGCCGCCTGCCGGACTGGATGCAGATTTTCGAGAACACCGGCCTCGCCCACGGATTGCACGATGGCAAAGGTTTCCTGCTGGGCTCGACCATCTCGGTAGCGGACATTGCTACTACGGCGCTGTTCGGTACCATGATGTACGCTTTTCCCCAGCTGGAAAATGACGTGCAGGAGAATGCCCCGGCGATTGCGGGGTTGTGTCGGCGCATTGAATCCCGAGCGGTCATTGCGCCATTTTTAGAGCAGCAGCGGGCAAAGTACGGCCGCGGATACTGCGGTGGTCAGATAGAGCGCTCACTGCGCAAGGTAATGGATGAATGA
- a CDS encoding pitrilysin family protein, with amino-acid sequence MPRNLTASLALLTALSIPALGLFGCDRSSTQTEPKPQTEVASKASDQKETKPEFAIEYEQFQLDNGLNVLFHIDRSDPVVAVSLTAHVGSAREKEGRTGFAHLFEHLLFLESENLGKGGLDAMSARIGGSGANGSTSRDVTNYYQTVPKDALEKMLWAEADKLGWFINTVTDPVLAKEKQVVKNEKRQSVDNRPYGHSQYVIDRNLYPEGHPYSWQVIGSLEDLDNATLDDVKTFFRRWYVPNNVTLVVAGDFDPEEAKALVKKYFGEIPAGEAIERAPKQPITLKETKRLYYEDNFARQPQLSMAWPTVPRYSEDSYPLSVLTEYLSSGKRAPLYRVLVEDEQLTAHVAMGAYESELAGQVQLEVQAFTGGHLDAVFAGIQKGFALFEKEGIGEEDLERIKAGQEVAFYNSLSSVLGKGFQLAQYQIYANDPGYVTEDIERLLAVTAEDVQRVYDKYIKGKPYVATSFVPRGEKALALSGSTAAQVVEEKVVEGAEAQFDASASAAYEKTPSSFDRAKEPAYGDPAETSVPDVWQGKLDNGIEVFGIENSEVPVVTFSLVIDGGMLQESIDKTGVANLTAMLMERGTKNRTPEELETAIQKLGASINVSAGQDAFRFSVTTLARNFDQVFALLQEMLLEPRWDEKELVLAKKSVTSQIKRAEAEPNAIAGKTFARLLHGTDSIRGHSGLGTEASVAAITMDDLKAFYKNTLSPSVASAHVVGDIPQAEFMAAAAQLAKQWPAKPVKIPEPESRPAKPGIYFVDVPGSKQSVLRIGRLAMPAVSEDYYPAVFTNYILGGGGFASRLMQQLREGKGYTYGIGSSVSGGKTEGRFSIGSGVRANVTAESVQLIHDILKEYAPTYTEADLENSRSYLVRANTRAFETAGAKLGLLENMSEYGWPADYVREREATAKAMTIPRVQKIAETYMQPDSMIWLVAGDRASQFERLEKLGVGDVTLVEDQQSSQSDEPAAEALGED; translated from the coding sequence ATGCCCCGCAACCTTACCGCCTCCCTGGCGCTATTGACCGCACTCTCCATTCCGGCCCTCGGCCTGTTCGGCTGCGACCGCTCCAGTACCCAAACCGAGCCGAAGCCCCAGACTGAGGTGGCATCTAAAGCCTCGGATCAGAAAGAAACCAAGCCTGAATTCGCCATCGAGTATGAGCAGTTCCAGCTGGATAACGGCCTCAATGTGCTGTTCCACATCGATCGCTCCGACCCGGTAGTGGCGGTGTCGCTCACCGCCCATGTGGGTTCGGCGCGGGAGAAAGAAGGCCGCACCGGCTTTGCCCACCTGTTCGAGCACCTGCTGTTCCTGGAGTCCGAGAACCTGGGCAAGGGTGGATTGGATGCGATGAGTGCGCGTATTGGCGGTTCCGGGGCCAATGGTTCCACGTCCCGCGATGTCACCAATTACTACCAGACAGTGCCCAAGGATGCGCTGGAGAAGATGCTGTGGGCAGAGGCCGATAAGCTGGGCTGGTTTATCAATACGGTGACCGATCCGGTGCTGGCGAAAGAAAAGCAGGTGGTAAAGAACGAGAAGCGCCAGAGTGTGGATAACCGCCCCTACGGCCACAGCCAGTACGTAATCGATCGCAATCTCTACCCGGAGGGCCACCCCTACAGCTGGCAGGTGATTGGCTCGCTGGAGGATCTGGACAACGCCACCCTGGACGATGTGAAGACCTTCTTCCGCCGCTGGTATGTGCCCAACAACGTGACTCTTGTGGTGGCCGGGGATTTTGATCCGGAAGAGGCCAAGGCGCTGGTGAAAAAGTATTTCGGTGAGATCCCCGCGGGGGAGGCCATCGAGCGCGCACCCAAGCAGCCGATCACTTTGAAGGAAACCAAGCGGCTCTATTACGAGGACAACTTCGCCCGTCAGCCCCAGCTGAGCATGGCCTGGCCCACGGTGCCGCGTTACAGCGAAGACAGTTATCCACTGTCGGTGCTGACGGAATACCTGTCCAGTGGCAAGCGCGCGCCTCTGTACCGGGTGCTGGTGGAAGACGAACAGCTCACCGCGCATGTGGCCATGGGCGCGTACGAATCCGAACTGGCGGGGCAGGTTCAACTGGAGGTGCAGGCATTCACCGGTGGTCATCTGGACGCGGTCTTCGCGGGCATCCAGAAGGGCTTTGCCCTGTTTGAAAAAGAGGGCATCGGCGAGGAAGACCTGGAGCGTATCAAGGCGGGGCAGGAAGTGGCGTTCTACAACAGCCTCTCCAGCGTACTGGGCAAGGGTTTCCAGCTGGCCCAGTACCAGATTTACGCGAATGACCCGGGGTATGTGACGGAGGATATCGAGCGGCTGCTGGCGGTCACCGCGGAGGATGTGCAGCGGGTGTACGACAAGTACATCAAGGGCAAGCCCTACGTGGCCACCAGCTTTGTGCCCCGCGGTGAAAAGGCGCTGGCGCTGTCCGGCTCCACGGCCGCGCAGGTGGTGGAAGAGAAAGTAGTGGAGGGCGCGGAAGCGCAGTTTGATGCCTCCGCCAGCGCGGCGTACGAGAAAACCCCATCAAGCTTCGACCGCGCCAAGGAGCCGGCCTACGGCGACCCGGCGGAAACCTCGGTGCCGGATGTGTGGCAGGGCAAGCTGGACAACGGGATCGAAGTTTTCGGTATCGAAAACAGTGAGGTGCCGGTTGTGACCTTCAGCCTGGTGATCGATGGCGGCATGCTGCAGGAGAGTATCGATAAAACCGGTGTGGCCAACCTCACCGCCATGCTGATGGAGCGCGGTACCAAAAACCGCACCCCGGAAGAGCTGGAAACCGCGATTCAGAAACTGGGTGCCAGTATTAATGTGTCTGCGGGGCAGGATGCGTTCCGCTTCAGTGTGACCACCCTGGCGCGCAACTTTGATCAGGTGTTCGCGCTGTTGCAGGAAATGCTGCTGGAGCCGCGCTGGGACGAGAAAGAACTGGTGCTGGCGAAGAAGAGCGTTACCAGCCAGATCAAACGCGCGGAAGCCGAGCCCAATGCCATTGCCGGCAAGACCTTTGCGCGCTTGCTGCACGGCACAGACAGTATCCGCGGTCACAGCGGCCTGGGTACCGAAGCCTCCGTTGCGGCCATCACCATGGATGACCTCAAGGCCTTTTACAAAAACACCCTGTCGCCCTCGGTAGCCAGCGCGCATGTAGTGGGCGATATCCCGCAGGCGGAGTTTATGGCCGCCGCAGCGCAACTGGCCAAGCAGTGGCCCGCCAAGCCAGTGAAAATTCCCGAGCCGGAATCCAGGCCCGCCAAGCCCGGTATCTATTTTGTCGATGTGCCGGGTTCCAAGCAGTCGGTATTGCGTATCGGCCGCCTGGCAATGCCGGCGGTGTCGGAAGACTATTATCCGGCGGTGTTCACCAATTACATTCTTGGCGGTGGTGGCTTCGCCTCGCGCCTGATGCAGCAGCTGCGGGAAGGCAAGGGCTACACCTATGGCATCGGTTCCAGTGTGTCTGGTGGCAAGACCGAGGGCCGCTTCTCGATCGGCAGCGGCGTGCGCGCGAATGTCACCGCGGAATCGGTGCAACTGATCCACGACATTCTCAAGGAGTACGCCCCCACCTACACTGAGGCCGACCTGGAAAACTCGCGCTCTTATCTGGTGCGCGCCAATACCCGCGCGTTTGAAACCGCGGGCGCCAAACTCGGCCTGCTGGAGAACATGAGTGAATACGGCTGGCCTGCGGACTATGTGCGCGAGCGCGAGGCGACCGCCAAGGCCATGACGATTCCCCGGGTGCAGAAGATTGCCGAGACCTATATGCAGCCGGATTCCATGATCTGGCTGGTGGCGGGCGATCGCGCTAGCCAGTTCGAGCGGCTTGAGAAACTTGGTGTGGGTGACGTCACTCTGGTGGAGGATCAGCAGTCGTCACAGTCGGACGAACCTGCTGCCGAAGCTCTTGGCGAGGACTGA